In the Drosophila willistoni isolate 14030-0811.24 chromosome 3R, UCI_dwil_1.1, whole genome shotgun sequence genome, ttaaatttaaaactttgaaACTCGCAGACATAAACTTAATTTAGAGTTGTTCAATTAAAACCTTTTTAGCCATCGACTAACTAGTTGAAATTAGCAAATTCCTCAATTTGCGGTTAGACTATTAAACTATAATctaccaacaacaaaaaagtggcaattaaataaactaaaataaagTGATTGACCGCAAACTCAAAACAACTTTTATCTAAttgctttttgtgtgtttctatttaatttttgttgctttctttGTGCGTCCCTTCAAACCTTTTTGCCTTTTATCTTTAATTGCTTTTGCGTAACTTGTTACAATTAATTGTATAATTTATGccaacaaaaagtaaaataaataaatagattaCTAACTAAAAATATGCCAAAggaatttaattaaaactttgagatgaaaaataaacaatttactGTACAAAAAATGTGAACCTTTGTCTTTTTGCAAAATgttgattaaattaaattaaattttattttcaagttTAATTTCAGAGTCTCTCAGTGTTTAAGCATTCAAGTAAATGTGTTTTATGTGTCTGTGTCTTATTGTTAGTGAATTTCAAGAGAAGGAAAGagtaaaagcaaaataagAGACTTACCATAAACAGGGTAATAATTTAGTGTTTCATACTTGACACTTGGACAAATGTAATTTATACATGCCGTACGAAGTTTTGTGCGAAAATTTATTGTGATGGATATCTAAAAGACACAGTGAAAATAAAgccaaaaataatattaaatcgtAAGTAGCTGTTGACTAACAAATAAACTAAAGTCATGAGTTTCGACATTACATATTTAATCACAAAGAAAGAGAAGCCCTTTAAAATGACACAAAAAAGagtattaaatataatattgatAAATCGAAATTCTATTCCATTTCTCCAGATAAGATTCTTCTTATTGACCTTTTAAGTAATTGAAGGGTTTtcgaatttttttaattttaccaTTAAAgcattcaattttaaataaaatatataattccATATAAACAGCTCATTTAGAAAACATTGGCGAATTAGATTAGTCGATCTGCATTTCTTTTACATTTTGCCTAAGATAATAATATCATCCAAAAAATGACATATTGATCTTTGATCTTAACAATGATTATCTTATATCTTCATCacacaattaaaatttaaagaaatttttgttagttttaatgaatttaaattaaatgaaaagaatttaaacTGTCAAATTAAATAGTGCAAAAGcagaataaatatttttttcaattgaaaCTCCTAAGTAATTTATCCTTTGGAATTGCTAATATCCTTCTCTTTTTGTTAGAGTGGAGAATAACATGGCTTTAGTAATGCGACCTTCCatatagtttatttttaaattgatttatgtTCCCACatttatacacatatatgaGCCAGAGAGCAACTCTCTTTCTATGGCTTAGCAAAGGACCTTATGGgtttctgtatgtgtgtgtgtgtgtttctatCTCTGTGCGATGTGTCTGCCAGTGTGTTTGCGGCATTGTGGCATTGTGCATAATTGAATATGGTAGTAAACCAAGAAGCTGTAGCTTTGAGCCATTTCACAGCCACAATTTCATATTGTTACAAAATTGCATTGTTAATGGCCGTTGGCAACTACTggcatcttttttttccttgctCCTCTCTTTGTTCACCCCAAAATGGGTTAATGTGACCCAGACAGACAAAGCGTCTGTCTCAATGGAGAGTAGAACCTATAATGTGGGGCTTGTGCGATGTCTAACCGGCATTTACATACCCATTGGTTAATGTGCAGTCTCAgtccctctctttcttttatCATAGACCAACTTTTTGCTGCGACAGCATAAAAATATCTGCGGTTATTTCTATGTCAGCATGCATAAATGTCTATCTGTCGCCTTCATTGGGGACtatgtgtctatgtgtgtgtgtgttttagccggaatgtaataaaaataatgcTACAGATAATGGGTAATGTGTTTTCTCTTCATATACCCACATCCTGCTTGGATCCATGCATGGGTTTTAGCATCAGCATCATGGTATTCTGATCTATGGTAATTTTCAAGTTAAATGCGCTTAGCGATAATGTTCATAATTTATGAACATTGAACAGGGTCGGAATGGGGTAATTAAAGGGCGAAACAGGTAAGGGAACGAGCGAAACATTAGCTAAACTTGTTGGCCAACAACCAAATTGGCATGCCAAATAGCACAACTTCCGGCCAACTTTGGGCAACAATCAAAGTTTTCATATGTAGGGCAAATTCTAATAGCTAGTTTCTAAAATTGTCTAAATTGTTTAGCAATAACTAAAAGTTAATCAGGTGTATAATGGACAACTGCATGAATTCACTAACTTCAAAACGAATACatttaaactaaaatgaatttaattagTGCCAAgtatacatttatataaaatagtATAAAAACTAGTAAAATCTCGATTAAATAAACGGAAATGAATCGATTTTTGGATCAATtgaacttaattttttaagtttttcatCTAGAAACTAAGACAATAACTACTTTGAATTCCTTTCATATCTTTAcaagattttaataaaaaatttattttataactGAATTGAAACAGTTATTTTAACTTCTAAATAACTTTCGTACAGTATCTTAAAACTTTACTTTGAAATGAAGAAAGTTAATACtaaataaaagttaaataaaGTTTGTTACATGCAAGAGTTTGGGTGTTAGGTTTATTTATTCCGAGGAATCATCACAAGATCATGTAGCCAGATCATGTGATTCTGTCAATAAAGTTTTCTCTTTTAAAaatggtttatttttattaacgTTAATTATTTTAACGATAATAATATTGATTCTCCAAGTAGTCAGTTGAAAAGTGTCACAGATTCTTAGTAAACTTCTCTTATAAACATAAACCCAAAAGCAAAAGTTTAATATGTTTGGCCCAGTTTGACCAAAACATCCGCTACTGTTTGGTATTAACATCGGGTGAAATGCTCTTGCCACTAAGTGGCATTATAATTACAAATTGCACAGTGAAGCACTGTGAAGTAGATAGCTGGCAAAGGCAAACAGTAATCAGTTATGGGAAGGGCAATGCGGCAATTCTCAAAGCCAACGCAAAAGGCGAAACGTTAACCTCGAAAGTTCCGACTATAAAGTTGGCGTTTGTAATCCTCCTCATTAAATGCGAATGTGGGCGGAGGCCCACTTAAGAGTTAACATTTACAATTATGCGCGAGTTGTTAATCAGATGCCAAGATTTCGTCGCTAAGTATTTGTAGAGGTTTTGTCAGGTTTAATCAGAAAGATTTTGTTTTGCCTTCAACAGAGCCAGAATTAGAGCCAATTAGTAAACAAGTGCACAGGCAAAGGCAAATAATCCGCTTggattttaattaattgcctGGGCCTTTGTATCAATAATTGACTGGCAGGTACAAgataaattccatttcctTCTTGTTTGACCTTGTTACCATCTCTGCTCTGCTTTGCGTTTGCTCAACTCTGATATAGAGTGAGggattttgaattttaaaattaattgtgCGCATAAATTTTGCCTTATCCCACATCCACATCCGAATCCGTCTGCACCCCGCCCTTCTCTTGCCATTACGTTAATGGACCTGGCAACCTCTtggctttgtttttttccttttcaatACCCTGTAACAATATGTTAACACGAGTATACTAAAGGTTGTTTGTATTATATGTAAGAGTCTGTAAGGTATATTTAGTGCATAGTCtcttaaaattatttaaattcgcTCTGTGAATTTATAATAGCGGGTatatttttctactttttaCAGGGTATATCCCAAGCCATTTCCttttattatttctctttGTTCAAGTGGTGTGTGTGGCAATAAATTCACTTTAGTCTGAAAATGAGTTTGCATAATTCAAATGCcgaaaattgaaatatcttTGGTTGGCTGTTTATAcaatttcttgttttgtttgaaCTAAGTAGATGAGTCAAGTCTGTGGTTAATTGTGCTTGATTTTGTTCAAGTTAATTGCTTCATCGTTTTCTTTCAACTAATGTACATAGATTTTAACTAAACAGTCTTCCTTCTGGCTTCATTGTCATGCATAGCACGATGCCCTAACTACTTACTAAgtgagagaaaagaaaaagaccAGCCaaccatgatgatgatgatgatgcggaGAAGAAGTGTTGGTATtattaaatcaataaaatcgGAATTGGAATTTAATATAGCCAAAGTGGGTGTATTTGTGGGTGTGTCTGGGTGGTTAATATGTGTTGTGTGCAGCGCGTGCCTCAACAGCTGGAATTTCTCTTTTGTGTTCCATGGCACACAAAAAGTTGGTCTCTCAATTGTCTTGGGtgcaaaataatttacatATTGTGAGGCGGTATGTATGTAACCCGGAGGCTACAAGAGCTGCGAATGAGCAACAGCACGagaaacaaaatacaataaaaaaaaggacattTCACTGGCTCCTATCAACTAGTGGTAGGACGTTATTCCTCTCTCCCTTTCACTTTCTCCttcctctgtgtgtgtgtaatctCTACGAGAGATGGTTTGCCTTTTTTCTACATTCCTTTTTGGCTTCCCGCAACATATGGCAGTTCAAGTAGCAATTTGATGGAATTTTATTTCTgcatacaaatacaaaacgaCAAATGGCAGAAGGaaaaagaacacacacacacacacacaaacagagagAAGCAAAAGAGAAACCGCATCAGCAGATTAAACTATTAAAGGACACAGTcgagtgtgtgcgtgtatcaTTTGGCATAATCCGGAATAATGGTTGAGGCAGATTACGTATACGACCGGATGCCAACGACactataaaattaattttaaaacatttcgGGCTTAATCATTCGTGCAGATAAAAGGCGACAGTTATTctcagagaaagagagcaagagagagcgTGGGGGGACAGGAAGTGAAGAGGCAGGACGAATAAGGATAATTGTGTCTGCGTGTGTAACTGAGGCGCAAGCACTTTCAAGTCTGTTTCTGTGTCTGTGCTGTCGggatgggaatgggaatgagaatgagaatggGCTTGGGACTTACTTGGATCCTGGCATTTAAGGCATAATTTGtgcacaaaatatttttgctgtTTTACGCAGAAAATTTGCCTTCCTCATGGACCCGAAACCCTGGAcgcacaaataaaaaaaagagaaaacaaccTCGAAACTCAACCCGCGTGCCACTTGTAGAAGTTAACGAAAACGTGCTGAGCCTTGTGAACTTGCCTCTAAGAATGTGGCATGGAGGCTGGCATGTAGTGATGGGACAAGCTATCAGTTTTACGAGTCCTTAGAGAGTCGCACTtgttaaaaaatgtaggcgaAATGccgcagacagacagacagaggaAACCGGCAACGGGTAGGGAGTGAAAACATGCCAGAGATTTGCGTTTTGGCAACTGCCTTTTGATATTCAATCATGTCGACAACATCGCTAACGAAAATGGCTCAAACTCCACATGACATTCAACTGGCCTTCAATTTATATGCCATAATGGCAGctcattttcaatttctgcccttttattctctctctctctctctcttcatcTCCCTGCCTCTGACCATTGTCACTCCCCTACATCAGTTTGAAGTGTCAGTTTGTTATTTTGGGgatgagagaaaaaaataaaatgaaatcaattttatttttaggggtttcatttcattcaattGTGAAATATGGCTTGAATTTTTTGttcctttccttttttgttgcaGGTCATTGGACTCTTTTTTTACCCACATCAAACTGATttgacaaaaatatatttatataaatgtatgtgtgATAATAATAGGAAGAAATTCTAGTGTTAATGAACTTGAATGAAATATCTTTATGCTTGGGAGATTTATTCCCCGAATATTATGATCATGACAAAACACTTTGGggagaaaatttaaattacatacTACATATATTGCAATGCTCAGAAAGTGTTATTTAATCTGTATTTAGAGTTCAAAGCCTTTAGCCATCTTGATGTTTAATTTACGGCATACTTTCTCCAAATCATAGAAATATCCGAAATATGATCCGGGTGTCTTTTGCAATGGATTACAGCTTTGAAAGTTCATCCATCGTGCCAGTTCATGATTCATTACACTTTCGCCCATTTTCTTGCCTTTGGCTATGGTATACTCCCCCTCGTCGAAGAGTCGACGGCGCAGCTCGAAGGGGAGATCGACAGAAGACCTCGTCGATGAATGCCTTTGCTCAACATATATTTCACCTTCGATGCCACTATCACTGGGCGTGAAAACTGGACTCTCGGGTTTAACGTAATGGATGGAAACTCTTGTCGACGCATCTTCGGATGGTGTCTTGGAGCCTCGTTTTATCTTTTCAGCCTGGAGGCGCAGACGTAAATGAGTTTCATCCAGCTTGGGTGATTTCATGGGAAACGGTGTCATTGTCTTGCTGGTTTTGATTAGGCCATAAGATCGCTGTGCTGCCGGTATATGCGATGTGTTTTGTATATTCTGCTGATCATAGCCTAGACGCCTGGGAAATCCTGTTGCTCTTCTTTTCGATATTTTGAAAGCCTTTGAACGCCGTTTGACCTCAGACATTTTGCTCTCCCTTGAAGACTGGGCAAAATAGGCATTCATTCTCATCTGTTGTGAAACCAAATTGAAAGTAAATAATTATTCAATATTCATATGCCATTTATTCATACCAATTAAGTGTGGTTTCAGggatattttttattgtttttttttaattattttctaaccaatatatttttgctctttttttttattattttatacaaatgtatacatgtatgtgttatatatgtatatgtatggcAAAGTTAATTtaggtatatttatttttcaacaaatatatttgaCATCCAAGAAAAAGGTAATAAGTGTGGAATTGAGTGGTtagtaattatttaattaCCCAAACTGTAATTTTTTCATTCCACTTGTTTATTCTTGTAATGAAAAtgagacagagagggagaggtaAATGCATCTGTTAAATGGTTTAAAGAAACTTTTACCTAAGCTGCATTTAAAAGGATATAGAATAAATGCTATCTTTAAGCCAATTAAATGAACTTTTATTGAGGCAAGCATTTAAGGAAGAATTACACACATCTTGGCCTGGTCAATGAAAGGACCAACATACGAGTATTGACTAATTGAATGgttgaaaagagaaaaagacaATCTTAACAGGTTATAGATTCCGTATAACCTTCAAGTCCCCTTACCTTGCCAGTGTCTATGCCCAACTTCATTTGAAATTCAAAAGCTTTTAACAGATTGTCACAGGGCAAAATAACTTTGCCAATTTGCAAAACTTCCATGTTGCAACtggcaataaacaaaaacgagtacaaaaaaaaaaatagagcaTGAAGGAAACTAGTAAAAGGAGTaaggtaaaacaaaaaaacaaaaacgaataataacaattacacTGATGGCCTGTTGGCCCAccgctgtgtgtgtgtgtgtgtgtgtgaatagAAATTGAATGATGGAAACAACCATCTCAGATACATTCGGGGTCGGCTTAGCTTGGCTAGCATCTAGGGATGACTTGTCCAACGGTATGCGGACCATCGCCCAGTCATAAAAACAATAGGGAGCTCAATTTGAAGTAAGCCCGGTTGCATTTTTATGGTTTTAAACATAACTCCAACCAGGTTCCCTCGATATAACCCTCCCCCCCTCCCACTCACCATATCCGTGGAGAAACACACTCAGGATGTGCACACATTCGCATTGCACAACGATTTCATTTTCAGTCGTAACTTTGTTGCCACTGACAGGGACagcaatatacatacatagatagacAAAAAGAAATGGGTGGAAACGGACGAACGGGGGGATGTGAAGGGGAAAGCAACACGAGTAGGAGTTGCAACATTTATCTCGGAAAATGTTTTGCTTTTCTATTATTGTTTCAACTTTGGACAACAGAAGCTTTTGGGTTGCCATTTTAGCAGCCGTTGCCAGTTGTTGAGTTCCAAGGGCTGAGGATGTGCGTAAAAATTTCTATTTGATTATACGTTTATGTTGTGGATTTTGTTGCCAGttcacctctctctctctatctctctgtctgtTTCTTTTGGGAGCACTTTTGCTTGCTTACCAACTcattgcaaaaatatttaatccTGATATTTATTTTCCTGCAAcaggatatacatatatatgtacatacatacatgcgaAATGCATTGACTTTGATGGTGATCCTTTTCTCTACTCTCATCTCTGGCTATGGGGTCAGATTTACGCTGGCCAAAGCAAATATCTTGAATACCATACGAATGGCCCTggattttaattatttttttatatggaTTGAGAGCGGGTTAagatacaaacacacacacacacacacacacacaggcattCAGTCAGCCTCTCGGTCCATTGGAAATGGCTGCAATAAATTGCATACCTACTGAAACATTAAACATGGTTCATGGCAATGGTGGGGAGAATACCAATGACCAAGTGGGTTGGCCCACATTCTGACCAACCAAGAGAGCCTATTTAAATGGAATGCATCAATCGGTAGGAGCAATAAATACTATGACCAATCAAATAGATATTATCGAAAGAAGCTTTAAAATGTCCAAGAAACTGAACAACCTTATCTATACTTTTCTCTTTCTGTTACGTACAATAAATCACCAAATTTATgccatttattttttgaaatgaaatctcgtttttttttcctttgccCTTATCTACTATTTCCATCGTTAActtgtcttttttttctagCTTCCTTTTGCTCTGCATAGAAATGAATGTCAACGCGTTCGCATTTTAAGTGCCCAGTGCGGAGGACAACGGTGTCCTCCATAAAGGAATCAACGGAAGTGGAACGTGACTTTTAGCGAAAGTAAATTGAAGCCACCGCAGCGATAAAACTGCGATGCCAACCTGAGCAAGATTCGTTAGTGCAATCATAGAgataaaagtatatatatatatatatttatctgtGTGTAAGGTCACTGTGCCTGCTCATGGCTGTCACATCGAGTGCATCAGAGATGAACTACGCCAAGAGACGTTGCCATCGACATGATGGTGGTCCATGGATCCAtttccattcccattcccatggCCATTTGTCCAACCTTTGGATGCTGTTGTCGCTATTGCTGCTGGCATTGCTGCTGGTAGCGACAACCACAACAGCTGCTCCAACATCAAAAGATCGTCGACGTTGTGCACACAAAGGCATTGCAGAGCTGATACGGACAAGTCCTGTGATTGTCAAGGCACTTGGGGCTCGCATATTCACCGATGACGAGTTGGAGGCTGCCGCTGCGTCAGCTTCAGTTTCGCCGTTGGCCACAATTTTAATAACATTAACACCGGAAACGATATACAAGGGTGCCTCGCTGTTGAAAATGGCCAATGGAGGTGAAAATGGTGGTCCTGGCGAAGGACCATCAACACTTGGCGGTGGCATGGGCGGTGGTGGTGTGCCCTTTGCCAGTGGGTCAGAGCATAGTagtggcaatggcaatgccaGGAGAGAGGGCAGCACAACCTATCAGTATGAAGGGTAagtctttacttttttatgcTGACTCGTATAACATGCTCAACTTTCCCTGTTTTCTCTCCCCGCT is a window encoding:
- the LOC6647408 gene encoding uncharacterized protein LOC6647408, which translates into the protein MRMNAYFAQSSRESKMSEVKRRSKAFKISKRRATGFPRRLGYDQQNIQNTSHIPAAQRSYGLIKTSKTMTPFPMKSPKLDETHLRLRLQAEKIKRGSKTPSEDASTRVSIHYVKPESPVFTPSDSGIEGEIYVEQRHSSTRSSVDLPFELRRRLFDEGEYTIAKGKKMGESVMNHELARWMNFQSCNPLQKTPGSYFGYFYDLEKVCRKLNIKMAKGFEL